From a single Fusobacterium ulcerans ATCC 49185 genomic region:
- a CDS encoding metallophosphoesterase translates to MIFRYKLNLNLYKVSLILVPIILVAGTFFKHHTIVKEYDIKLDKNYDMEPLNIVLVSDIHLGYINGNSSFIKMKNIINSLNPDIVLIAGDLIDMNLEPVMEKNMLKELSDIKTKYGIYFALGNHDIYGKKAALLTETLTAEGVTVLRDEKILVNNEIYIAGRDNFSKKPLKDIIGEHSDKPVILIQHTPDTIEETVENKIDLQVSGHTHKGQFFPGNLFTKKIFLIDYGYKKISDSNILVSSGYGTWGPPIRIGSSSEICLIKFYN, encoded by the coding sequence ATGATTTTCAGATATAAATTAAATTTAAATCTTTATAAAGTTTCTTTAATATTAGTTCCTATTATTTTAGTAGCTGGTACTTTCTTTAAACATCACACTATTGTCAAAGAATATGATATCAAACTTGATAAAAATTATGATATGGAACCTCTCAATATTGTTTTAGTTTCTGATATTCATCTTGGTTATATAAACGGAAATTCCTCTTTTATAAAGATGAAAAATATTATAAATTCTCTTAATCCTGATATTGTATTAATAGCAGGGGATCTTATAGATATGAATCTAGAACCTGTTATGGAAAAAAATATGCTTAAGGAGCTAAGTGATATAAAAACAAAATATGGAATATATTTTGCCTTAGGTAATCATGATATTTATGGAAAAAAAGCTGCACTTCTTACTGAAACTTTAACAGCAGAAGGAGTTACTGTCCTTAGAGATGAAAAAATACTTGTTAATAATGAAATATACATAGCAGGGAGAGATAATTTTTCAAAAAAACCTCTTAAAGATATTATAGGTGAACATTCAGATAAGCCTGTCATATTAATCCAGCATACTCCTGATACTATTGAAGAAACTGTAGAAAATAAGATAGATTTACAGGTATCAGGTCATACTCACAAAGGACAATTCTTTCCTGGAAACCTTTTCACAAAAAAAATTTTTCTGATAGATTATGGATATAAAAAAATATCTGACAGTAACATTCTTGTTTCATCAGGGTATGGAACTTGGGGTCCTCCTATAAGAATAGGAAGTTCTTCTGAAATATGTCTTATCAAATTTTATAATTGA
- a CDS encoding sigma-70 family RNA polymerase sigma factor codes for MINSQTIKNAKAGNESAIQEIFSSFKSILQLKTKNYFFYGGDKEDVLQEAMIGLLKAINAYDETKNASFTTFAILCIKRQIITAIKSSNSGKNKILNMAMYSPETEDNSNIAYETKSFNFYNPEEIYLSKERFRLLNQYLKNNLSKMENEIFEYMLSEMTYTEIAKKTGREPKSVDNSIQRIKKKLNGFLKEYDSIQ; via the coding sequence ATGATAAATTCACAAACAATCAAAAATGCTAAAGCTGGTAATGAAAGCGCTATACAGGAAATATTCTCTTCTTTCAAGAGCATTCTCCAATTAAAAACAAAAAATTACTTTTTCTATGGTGGAGATAAAGAAGATGTTCTTCAAGAAGCAATGATAGGTCTTTTAAAGGCTATAAATGCTTATGATGAAACTAAAAATGCATCTTTTACTACTTTTGCTATTTTATGTATAAAACGTCAAATAATAACAGCTATTAAAAGTTCTAATTCTGGTAAAAACAAAATTTTAAATATGGCTATGTATAGCCCTGAAACTGAAGATAACTCAAATATAGCTTATGAAACAAAGTCTTTTAATTTTTATAATCCAGAAGAAATATATCTTAGTAAAGAAAGATTCAGGCTTTTAAACCAATATTTAAAAAATAACCTGAGTAAAATGGAAAATGAAATATTTGAATATATGCTTTCTGAAATGACTTATACAGAAATAGCTAAAAAAACTGGAAGAGAACCTAAATCAGTAGATAACAGCATTCAACGTATTAAGAAAAAGCTTAATGGTTTTTTAAAAGAATATGACAGTATTCAATAA
- a CDS encoding PLP-dependent aminotransferase family protein, whose product MTKNTNIDVSYYIQLYENLKSEIIKKNAPNSKFYSIRQIGIKYNTNINTVLKVFKMLERDGYIFSEKGKGFFIKEHSNLSISKELVPIMESFHFGQTNTEGINFSNGSPPNDYFPDKIYQKLIDKALKNYGSSLLGYQDVQGLESLRSLLADHLEEKDIFVNKDNIMITSGTQQSLVILLKTFSGSSLKTVAISSPTYPNALNLLKDMCNIKTFDLKNDGWNLIEFEKVLKKERIHFVYIMTNFQNPTGISWSEEKKKKLLKLAHEYNFYIIEDDCFSEFYYTKRVEPLKVLDQSGNEKVIYIKTYSKLLMPAIGLAYMILPPAIMQKAILTKYSLDHSTSGLNQKVLEYFIADKYLDNHVKNLKKIFKAKHHKVLELLSGVPHITILNKSKGGFFIWLQLADYINEEKFYHKCKLRGVSILPGNIFYHDKRSSGKIRLSFISPSLEELEEGVEIMKDILIHCDF is encoded by the coding sequence ATGACTAAAAATACTAATATTGATGTAAGTTATTATATACAGCTATATGAAAATCTTAAATCAGAAATAATAAAGAAAAATGCTCCCAATTCTAAATTTTATTCTATCAGACAAATTGGAATAAAATATAATACAAATATTAATACAGTTTTAAAAGTATTTAAAATGTTGGAAAGAGATGGATATATTTTTTCTGAAAAAGGAAAAGGATTTTTTATAAAGGAACATTCAAACCTTTCTATCAGCAAAGAATTAGTCCCTATAATGGAAAGTTTTCATTTTGGTCAAACTAATACTGAAGGAATAAATTTTTCTAATGGAAGCCCTCCAAATGATTATTTTCCAGATAAAATATATCAAAAATTAATAGATAAAGCTTTGAAAAACTATGGTTCATCTCTGCTAGGATATCAGGATGTACAAGGCTTGGAAAGTCTTCGTAGCCTTTTAGCAGATCATTTGGAAGAAAAAGATATTTTCGTTAATAAAGATAATATAATGATTACATCAGGAACTCAACAATCTTTGGTTATCTTACTAAAAACTTTTAGTGGTTCCTCTTTAAAAACTGTTGCTATTTCTAGCCCTACATACCCTAACGCCTTAAATCTATTAAAAGATATGTGTAATATAAAAACTTTTGATTTAAAAAATGATGGTTGGAATCTAATAGAATTTGAAAAAGTTTTAAAAAAAGAGAGAATTCACTTTGTATACATAATGACTAATTTCCAAAATCCTACTGGCATAAGTTGGTCAGAAGAAAAAAAGAAAAAACTTTTAAAACTTGCTCATGAATACAATTTTTATATTATTGAAGATGATTGTTTTTCTGAATTTTATTATACAAAAAGGGTAGAACCATTAAAAGTATTGGATCAGAGCGGCAATGAAAAAGTTATTTATATTAAAACTTATTCAAAACTTCTTATGCCTGCTATTGGTCTTGCATATATGATCTTGCCTCCTGCTATTATGCAAAAAGCCATTTTAACTAAGTATAGTTTAGATCACAGCACTTCTGGACTCAATCAAAAAGTATTAGAATATTTTATAGCTGATAAATACCTTGATAATCATGTAAAAAATTTAAAAAAAATATTTAAGGCTAAACATCATAAAGTACTTGAATTATTATCTGGAGTTCCTCATATAACAATATTAAATAAATCTAAAGGTGGATTTTTTATCTGGTTACAATTAGCTGATTACATAAATGAAGAAAAATTTTATCACAAATGTAAATTAAGAGGTGTTTCTATCCTTCCAGGAAATATTTTTTACCATGATAAACGATCCTCTGGTAAAATAAGATTGAGTTTTATTTCTCCCTCTTTAGAAGAATTAGAAGAGGGAGTAGAAATTATGAAGGATATTTTAATTCATTGTGATTTTTAA
- a CDS encoding tyrosine phenol-lyase has translation MEKRKFMPEPFKIKMVEHMGTLDKEARKVAVKEAGYNTFLLRSEDCYIDLLTDSGTNAMSDRQWAGLMLGDEAYAGSRNFFHLQDVVREYFGFKYLVPTHQGRGAENILSTLMIKPGDYVPGNMYFTTTRFHQERNGAIFRDVIIDEAHDPAADLPFKGNVDLKKFQALIDEVGGEKIPYICLAVTVNLAGGQPVSMANIKAVSELAHKHGIKVMYDATRCVENAYFIKEREEGYQDKTIKEIVHEMFSYGDGCTMSGKKDCITNIGGFLCMNDHDLYVRATGMVVQFEGMPSYGGLAGRDMEAMAIGITESVQYEYISYRVNQIRYLGEKLEAAGVPMVKPFGGHAIFVDARAFLDHLTQDEFPAQSLAAALYETSGVRTMERGIISAGRDVVTGKDHHPKLETIRLTIPRRVYTYAHLDFVADAVIDLYNRRKDISGLKWDYEPKVLRFFTGTFKTINPELIKGY, from the coding sequence TTGAGATCAGAAGATTGCTATATAGATCTTTTAACTGACTCAGGAACTAATGCAATGAGTGACAGACAATGGGCTGGACTTATGCTTGGAGATGAGGCATATGCTGGAAGTAGAAACTTCTTCCATTTGCAAGATGTAGTAAGAGAATATTTCGGATTTAAATATTTAGTTCCTACACATCAAGGTAGAGGAGCAGAAAATATTTTATCTACTTTAATGATTAAACCAGGAGATTATGTACCAGGAAATATGTATTTTACAACAACTAGATTTCATCAGGAAAGAAATGGTGCTATATTTAGAGATGTTATCATAGATGAAGCACATGATCCAGCAGCTGATTTGCCATTCAAAGGAAATGTAGATCTTAAAAAATTCCAAGCATTGATAGATGAAGTTGGAGGAGAAAAAATTCCTTATATCTGTCTTGCAGTAACAGTTAACCTGGCAGGAGGACAACCAGTATCAATGGCTAATATCAAAGCTGTATCTGAATTAGCTCACAAACATGGAATAAAAGTAATGTATGATGCAACTAGATGTGTTGAAAATGCCTATTTTATAAAAGAAAGAGAAGAAGGATATCAAGATAAAACTATAAAAGAAATAGTTCATGAAATGTTCTCATATGGAGATGGATGTACAATGTCTGGTAAAAAGGACTGTATAACTAATATTGGAGGATTCCTATGTATGAATGACCATGATCTATATGTAAGAGCAACAGGAATGGTAGTTCAATTTGAAGGAATGCCATCATATGGAGGACTTGCAGGAAGAGATATGGAGGCAATGGCAATAGGTATAACAGAATCAGTTCAATATGAATATATCAGTTATAGAGTAAATCAAATTAGATATCTTGGAGAGAAATTAGAAGCAGCAGGAGTGCCAATGGTAAAACCATTTGGAGGACATGCAATATTTGTAGATGCAAGAGCATTTTTAGATCATTTAACACAGGATGAATTCCCAGCGCAATCACTAGCAGCAGCATTGTATGAAACGTCAGGAGTAAGAACAATGGAAAGAGGAATCATATCAGCAGGAAGAGATGTAGTAACAGGAAAAGATCATCACCCTAAATTAGAAACAATCAGATTGACTATACCAAGAAGAGTATATACATATGCACACTTAGATTTTGTAGCTGATGCAGTTATTGATCTATATAACAGAAGAAAGGACATCAGTGGATTGAAATGGGATTATGAGCCAAAAGTATTAAGATTCTTTACTGGAACATTTAAAACTATCAACCCTGAATTAATAAAAGGATACTAA